Genomic window (Dictyoglomus thermophilum H-6-12):
AAAAATCTCCAAGGATCATCTTAGCAATATTTAAATCCTTCTCAGAAAAAAGTCTCTCAAGAGGGAATCTTGAAACTGAAAGCTTGTAAAGGATAACAATATTCTTATTAAAGGTTGGCTCCTCTATAGAAGAATAACTAAATATTTCTCCAGTATTCAAATCAAGAGCTACAATTCCATTTAATGTTGGAGGATCATAATGTTCAATAGCCTTTCTTACAATATCTTCTACATTCATCCTTCCCACTATTCTTCTTACAGAATTCTCAATTTCCTTAATATCTCTTTTTTTCTTCAAAATATCACCTTATTTATATTTTCCATGTAATTTGGTGGTCTGATAAATAAATACAAGCAAAAGAATAACAAAAAGATAAAAATTAAACTGTGAAAAAATCTGGAAGAGAGACTTTAAAGTAAGAACAAATAAGGAAGGATTTTGTATAAAAAATCTCACCAATCTATATCCAATTATAAAAACTAAAGAGAAAATAAAAACCTCTAATAATAAAAGTATAAAAATGTAAACTTGTCTTTTTATCTTCTCATACCTTAGAGTATTAAGGACCTTAATGTAAACTCTATCCCACTCCCTAACAATCTCGTCTTCTTCATTAACTTTTTCTTTAAGTTTCTTCTCTATCTCCAAAAATTCTTCAAATTCTCTTCTACACTCATCACAATTTCTTAGATGAGTAAAAAATTCTTCATCTACCTCAGGATATAAAAACATTTTTTCTCTAAAGTCCTGACAATTCATTTTTGCTCCCTTAAATAATTATATACCTTCTTTTTAGCTCTACAAATATAACTTTTTAAAGTATTTAATGGAATATCTAATATCTCACTTATTTCTTTATAAGAATAACCTTCCTGATAATAAAGAATCAATATACTCTTTTCCAAAGGAGATAAAGGCCTCCATACATCCCTCTGCTCTACCAATTCCTCAGGATTATAATATTTATTATCTTCTATCTCTACATCTATAAACCTATTCCTTTCCTTTAAATAATCCATAGCAAGATTATGAGCAATTCTAAAAAGATAATTTTTAGCTGTTTTCTCTTCAATATAAACGTCCATAGCCCTTAAGAAAGTCTCCTGAAGAATATCTTTTGCCCCCTCCTCATCCCCAATAAGCTTTCTTACATATTTATATATCTCTTCCCCATAAAGCTGAAAATAAGTTACTATATCACCCATTTTCTAAAATTATACAATAAAAAATAGCTATTGTATCTTATTTCATATTACTTTATAATCTCATTATTATGAAGGAAGTATTTTTCTCCATAGTAGTACCAGCTCATAATGAAGCACTTTATATTGATAAAACCATCAATTCGTTGAAAGAGATGGAGTACCCAAGGGATAAATTAGAAGTAATCATAGTAGAAAATGGATCCACCGATAATACCTTTGAGGTAATTAAAAAATTATCTCCCCCCTGGTTTAAAATCATATCTATAAAAGAGGCTGGAGTCTCAAAGGCTAAAAACGTAGGTATTGAAAACCTCTCTCCAGAAAGTGAATGGGTAATATTTTTAGATGCAGATACATACTTAGGCCAAAGTTTTTTAAAGGATTTAAGTGAATTCTTAAGAAAAAACGAAGATAAAAATTTAGGATGTGGAATGGTTTCTCTTCTTCCCTACCCTGACTACAAGATAGCAAGATTTTGGTACCACTTTTACAACTTTGCCAACAGAGTTACAAAAACCACAAGATCTATTCAAATCATAAGAAGAGATCTTCTTAGAGATCTGAGATTTGATGAGAGTCTTACCTTTGATGAAGATACCATGATGATAAGGGCTTGCAGAAAAAGAGCAAAATATTTCTTTTTCAAGACCAAGAAGGTCTTCTCTTCCACTAGAAGATTTGAGAAAAATGGATGGATAAAACAACTTTTCCAATGGATCTATTATGCATCTCTCCCCTACGAGAAAAAGAAGAAAATTAAATATAAAGTTCTAAGGTAAAAACTTTAAAAATACTTTTTTATAAACTCCATTACTACCCCTGAGATAATAGGAACACTAAAATTATCGTCTATCACATTAGGTAGTGCCTCCACAATAAAAGAAACTATTGCTCCTACCAATACAATATATAAAGGAAGTAATCCCTCAAACCATAAAAAGAAGGATACTACGAAACTCATACTTAAAAAACCAAGAGAACCCTCTAAAGTTTTGTCAGAATTTTTAAAAAGCTTTTTCCTTCCCAAATTTATACCAACCCATTTTGCCATCATATCTCCAAGAGAAGTAAATCCTAAAGAAGCAAAAGCAATCTCTCTCTCAAAGAGGACAAAACTTATAAATATTCCAAGTAAAAAATTAGTTATAGAGGATACTCTTCCCACTTCTTTCTCTCTAAAGATTTTAAAATTCTTGGTTATCTCAAGTTGAAAGAAATTTTCTATTCTTCTTACCAGGATTCTCAATATGTCAAGAAGAGAGAAGATTGCAAGAATAATCCCAAGTATCAAAAGAACAACAAACTTTGAAGTGAAAATATAAAGGGGTATAAATAAGAGGGCAAAAGGCCTTGCCAAAATCCTCCAAAAAGTATGTTTCTCCGTATAAAATTTAAACCTATCTCTTAAAAGATTTTTAACAGCCTCATAGGTAATAATCACAGATAAAATTGTCAAAAATAAAACCCCTACATAACTTTTTGCATTTAGCCACATGAAAAAAGCTATTATGGGAAAGGCAGTAATAGTAAACACATCTCCTACCCCATGAGTGGCTATATTTAATAAAAGAAAATAAATCACGAGAAAAACAAAAAATTGTATTATTTGGACAGAAGAGAAATTCTGAACCAAAAGTTTAACAAATAAAAAGATAAAAAGGCTCAAAGAAGTAGCAAACCCTCTCCCACCTTTAAAGCCCAAATAAAAGGGAAATTTATGCCCTAAAACAGCGGAAAATCCTCCAAGATAGACAAAAAATTCAGGAAAATTAAAAATACACCTCAAAATTATCATAGGAATAAAGCCTTTAGAAACATCGTACAAAGCAGTAATTATGGCTGGAAATAATCCTACCGATCTTTTTACATTCAATACCCCAGGATTTCCATCTCCAAGCTTTCTTATATCTACCTTCTTAAACCATAAGGGTAAGAAATACCCAGGAAGAAAAGAACCAAAAAGATAACCCAAACCAATTGAGAATATAAGTTTTAGTATGTTCTCCAAAATAATCATCTTTTAATTCCCCCTATTGTAATTAGAAATATTTTATAACAAATTACATAGAAAATGTTAATAAACAAAGACATTAAAAAAACAATACTACTTCAGTCAGTAAGAGGATCATGATATAATTTATTTAATAATTATGAGTACTTTTATAACAAATTCAGGGGAAAAATCACTAAAGAAAAGATTACAGGAACTCATTGAAAAAAGCGAAGAGTTAAAATTTCTTGTTGGTTTCTTTTATTTTTCTGGTGTTAGAGAGCTTTATGAATCCCTAAAAAGGCTTGACGAAAACGGAAAGTTAAAAGAAGGACATCTTAAAATACTCGTAGGATTGGATATAGACGAAGGAGTTTGGGGAATTTATGAGACTGCCATAATCAACGAAATCTACAATAAAAACCGTTTAAAAGAAAAATTTTTCAATTCACTAAAAATTGCCTTCAATTCTGAGGAATTAGATAATAAAGAAACCTATGAACAGATTAAATTTTTCATAAAACTCCTTAAAGAAGGAAAGTTAGTTCTAAGAAAAACAAAAGACCCCAACCATGCCAAACTTTATTTATTTAAAATGGATGAATCTATAAAATCAGTAATTCCCAATCTTTTCATAACAGGAAGTAGTAACCTAACAAAATTTGGATTAGAATCTCAAGATGAATTTAACGTAGAAGTTAAAGATTATGGCTTTGAAGAAGCAGAAAAGTATTTTGATGAATTATGGGAAAAAGGAATAGAGCTTTCTCAGGAGGATATAAACAAAACAATTTATATTTTAGAAAACAAAAGCTTTCTAAAAGAAATCTCACCCTTTGAGGCTTATGCCTACCT
Coding sequences:
- a CDS encoding anti-sigma factor family protein; the encoded protein is MNCQDFREKMFLYPEVDEEFFTHLRNCDECRREFEEFLEIEKKLKEKVNEEDEIVREWDRVYIKVLNTLRYEKIKRQVYIFILLLLEVFIFSLVFIIGYRLVRFFIQNPSLFVLTLKSLFQIFSQFNFYLFVILLLVFIYQTTKLHGKYK
- a CDS encoding RNA polymerase sigma factor → MGDIVTYFQLYGEEIYKYVRKLIGDEEGAKDILQETFLRAMDVYIEEKTAKNYLFRIAHNLAMDYLKERNRFIDVEIEDNKYYNPEELVEQRDVWRPLSPLEKSILILYYQEGYSYKEISEILDIPLNTLKSYICRAKKKVYNYLREQK
- a CDS encoding glycosyltransferase family 2 protein produces the protein MKEVFFSIVVPAHNEALYIDKTINSLKEMEYPRDKLEVIIVENGSTDNTFEVIKKLSPPWFKIISIKEAGVSKAKNVGIENLSPESEWVIFLDADTYLGQSFLKDLSEFLRKNEDKNLGCGMVSLLPYPDYKIARFWYHFYNFANRVTKTTRSIQIIRRDLLRDLRFDESLTFDEDTMMIRACRKRAKYFFFKTKKVFSSTRRFEKNGWIKQLFQWIYYASLPYEKKKKIKYKVLR
- a CDS encoding glycerol-3-phosphate acyltransferase is translated as MIILENILKLIFSIGLGYLFGSFLPGYFLPLWFKKVDIRKLGDGNPGVLNVKRSVGLFPAIITALYDVSKGFIPMIILRCIFNFPEFFVYLGGFSAVLGHKFPFYLGFKGGRGFATSLSLFIFLFVKLLVQNFSSVQIIQFFVFLVIYFLLLNIATHGVGDVFTITAFPIIAFFMWLNAKSYVGVLFLTILSVIITYEAVKNLLRDRFKFYTEKHTFWRILARPFALLFIPLYIFTSKFVVLLILGIILAIFSLLDILRILVRRIENFFQLEITKNFKIFREKEVGRVSSITNFLLGIFISFVLFEREIAFASLGFTSLGDMMAKWVGINLGRKKLFKNSDKTLEGSLGFLSMSFVVSFFLWFEGLLPLYIVLVGAIVSFIVEALPNVIDDNFSVPIISGVVMEFIKKYF